One Corallococcus exiguus DNA segment encodes these proteins:
- a CDS encoding cupin domain-containing protein, with translation MTRSDSFPRIQSLAVPPWSSVRIDDIEPVVVGPGCLRRDLPGPRDVRVWVVDMAPGSQWPWVDVHDTGEEVLVVSGELIEGEQRLGPGSYLFFPPASRHQPRTETGVRLFGINLVASPGAR, from the coding sequence ATGACCCGGTCAGACAGCTTCCCGAGGATTCAGAGCCTTGCCGTACCCCCATGGTCGTCCGTGCGGATCGACGACATTGAACCGGTCGTCGTCGGCCCCGGCTGCCTTCGGAGGGACTTGCCAGGTCCTCGCGACGTGAGGGTCTGGGTCGTGGACATGGCTCCCGGGAGTCAGTGGCCCTGGGTGGACGTCCACGACACCGGCGAGGAGGTCCTCGTGGTGAGCGGTGAGCTCATCGAGGGGGAGCAGCGCCTGGGGCCGGGCTCATACCTGTTCTTCCCGCCGGCAAGCCGTCATCAGCCGCGGACCGAGACCGGCGTGCGCCTCTTCGGCATCAACCTCGTGGCCTCCCCGGGGGCTCGGTGA
- a CDS encoding LysR family transcriptional regulator, whose translation MRAKIDLDLNDVALLVRVVQRRSFSAAARERGVPVSTVSRRIARLESALGLRLLERTTRTLRLTDAGRKYFDHAERAMDDLAQGTGRVRELQDEPRGRVRIAAPTAFGAAVANVVYLYLAKHPGVSIDLEIDGRRPDPDSGFDIAIMTEKLNDTDDFVAREVRPMTRKLLFASPHYLKEHGTPRGVEELAVHDCIATRATDGHATWTLAQGRTKRRFTFAPRLYVSEFSAAYRAVLAGVGIAMLPESLCAQDVNKRDMARVLEGWEGEAAGVYLLYRAHRSLTAAVRTCIDHLLAELPATQLVRSAREN comes from the coding sequence ATGCGTGCAAAAATAGACCTGGACCTCAACGACGTCGCTCTGCTCGTGCGCGTGGTGCAACGGCGGAGCTTCTCTGCCGCTGCTCGTGAGCGCGGTGTTCCCGTCTCGACGGTGAGCCGCCGCATCGCCCGGCTCGAGTCGGCGCTCGGCCTGCGGCTCCTCGAGCGCACGACGAGGACGCTTCGCCTGACGGACGCGGGGCGTAAGTACTTCGACCATGCCGAACGCGCGATGGACGACCTCGCGCAAGGCACCGGGCGGGTTCGCGAACTCCAGGATGAACCTCGCGGCCGCGTTCGCATCGCCGCGCCGACCGCCTTCGGAGCCGCCGTCGCCAACGTGGTCTACCTGTACCTCGCCAAGCACCCGGGGGTGTCGATCGACCTGGAGATCGACGGACGTCGCCCCGACCCCGACAGCGGCTTCGACATCGCGATCATGACGGAAAAATTGAACGACACCGACGACTTCGTTGCGCGCGAGGTCCGCCCAATGACCAGAAAGTTGCTGTTCGCGAGCCCGCATTACCTGAAGGAGCACGGCACGCCTCGCGGAGTCGAGGAGCTCGCCGTTCACGACTGCATCGCGACGCGCGCCACGGACGGCCACGCAACGTGGACGCTCGCCCAAGGTCGAACGAAGCGACGTTTCACCTTCGCGCCGCGCCTCTACGTGAGCGAGTTCTCCGCTGCCTATCGCGCGGTGCTCGCGGGTGTCGGCATCGCGATGCTCCCCGAGTCGCTGTGCGCCCAGGATGTGAACAAGAGGGACATGGCTCGAGTCCTGGAAGGCTGGGAAGGGGAGGCTGCCGGTGTCTATCTGCTCTACCGCGCCCATCGGTCGCTGACGGCGGCGGTACGTACCTGCATCGACCACCTGCTTGCGGAGCTTCCCGCCACTCAGTTGGTCCGCAGCGCTCGCGAGAACTGA
- a CDS encoding FG-GAP-like repeat-containing protein — MRSHPGVLWSWGLGVALALSLGACAVESLDEKVGPPEDGVSQAGDEALTRERPEASLTWDPYADAVVSSTTAAVLNASAALGAPDGQAATMLSVLNSALALDLGQGEEGTGDLRVYYQGLTLALVAQVDFLKADGTFIGSSTLHLKELGLGTHIAVATYPGNVPYRYVRLRGAVLALYLVDAVETSLRVFCGDGVLGGFEVCDDGNQLSGDGCNSVCQVEPGYTCTGEPTVCTDIDECAAGADNCNENATCTNIGGSFTCACNAGYEGDGVSCTNIDECAASPCLNGGTCIDGVGSYTCKCAPTYEGTNCQACSGTLADCNGNSSDGCEVNLQSDADSCGACGIVCSTGQICSNATCQTAPTGQVPGTPVSAPANHNPLAPAVADVNGDGKLDILVANAESESTQTPSGSLSVFLGNGDASVQSEVNYGSASLSSNAVVAVDVDGDGWLDAVTVNGQTNLPLINGNISVYKNLGSSAPGTFGAPTSFTTGTPGSVHLCTGDFNHDGVADIATTSVTQSQVSVLFGTGAGSFGSPTFIGISNTGGAQSTIACRDLNGDGFSDLVVTSPATARLSVLINQGDGSFAAPVAYSNAASGQTAGIAFGDADGDGTLDILSNGAAGRFLFFFKGNGNGTFASGVQSVAASTTAANSALGVVADDFNGDGKLDAYILVTTASGGVRPMTGNGTGSFASGTVITTGASPGLNAIATADMDADGYADLILTNRGSGTVTVVPNGL, encoded by the coding sequence ATGCGAAGTCATCCTGGTGTGCTGTGGTCATGGGGACTGGGCGTGGCGCTGGCCTTGTCGCTGGGGGCGTGTGCCGTGGAGTCCCTCGATGAGAAGGTAGGTCCTCCGGAGGATGGGGTGTCGCAAGCGGGTGACGAGGCGTTGACGCGTGAGCGGCCAGAAGCCTCCTTGACGTGGGACCCGTATGCGGACGCGGTGGTGTCGAGCACCACGGCGGCGGTGCTCAACGCGAGCGCGGCATTGGGCGCTCCGGACGGGCAGGCCGCGACCATGCTGAGCGTGCTCAACTCGGCGCTGGCCCTGGACCTGGGCCAGGGAGAGGAAGGCACCGGAGACCTGCGCGTCTACTATCAGGGACTCACGCTGGCACTCGTGGCCCAGGTGGACTTCCTGAAGGCGGATGGGACCTTCATCGGCTCCAGCACGTTGCACCTGAAGGAGCTGGGCCTGGGGACGCATATCGCGGTGGCGACGTACCCGGGGAACGTGCCCTATCGCTACGTGCGCCTGAGAGGCGCGGTGCTCGCGCTCTACCTGGTGGACGCGGTGGAAACGTCGCTACGAGTCTTCTGTGGAGATGGAGTGTTGGGCGGATTCGAAGTCTGTGACGACGGCAATCAGCTCTCGGGAGACGGCTGCAACAGCGTCTGCCAGGTGGAGCCGGGCTACACCTGCACGGGAGAACCGACAGTGTGTACCGACATCGACGAGTGCGCCGCCGGTGCCGACAACTGCAACGAAAACGCCACCTGCACCAACATCGGGGGCTCCTTCACCTGCGCCTGCAATGCGGGGTACGAGGGCGACGGCGTGAGCTGCACCAACATCGACGAGTGCGCCGCAAGCCCCTGCCTGAACGGTGGCACCTGCATCGACGGCGTGGGTAGCTACACTTGCAAGTGCGCGCCCACCTACGAGGGGACCAATTGCCAGGCTTGCTCCGGCACCCTCGCGGACTGCAACGGGAACTCGTCCGACGGCTGCGAGGTGAACCTCCAGAGCGACGCCGATAGTTGCGGCGCCTGCGGCATCGTGTGCTCGACGGGCCAGATCTGCTCGAACGCCACCTGCCAGACCGCCCCCACCGGCCAGGTCCCCGGCACGCCTGTCAGCGCCCCCGCGAACCACAACCCGCTGGCCCCGGCGGTCGCCGATGTGAATGGCGACGGCAAGCTCGACATCCTGGTGGCCAACGCCGAATCCGAGTCGACCCAGACTCCCTCTGGCTCGCTCTCCGTTTTCCTGGGGAATGGCGACGCCAGCGTCCAGTCGGAGGTCAACTACGGGAGCGCCTCGCTCTCCAGCAACGCGGTCGTGGCCGTGGACGTGGACGGCGACGGGTGGCTCGACGCCGTCACCGTCAACGGCCAGACCAACCTGCCCCTCATCAACGGAAACATCAGCGTCTACAAGAACCTGGGCTCGAGCGCGCCCGGGACCTTCGGCGCGCCGACGAGCTTCACCACTGGCACCCCGGGCTCCGTCCACCTCTGCACCGGGGACTTCAATCACGACGGGGTGGCTGACATCGCAACGACCAGCGTGACCCAGAGCCAGGTGAGCGTGCTCTTCGGCACCGGCGCGGGCAGCTTCGGCTCGCCCACGTTCATCGGCATCTCGAACACCGGCGGCGCGCAGTCGACCATCGCCTGCCGTGACCTGAACGGCGATGGGTTCTCCGACCTCGTGGTGACGAGCCCCGCCACCGCACGCCTGTCGGTCCTCATCAACCAGGGCGATGGCTCGTTCGCCGCTCCCGTCGCCTACAGCAACGCCGCAAGCGGCCAGACGGCGGGCATCGCCTTCGGTGACGCCGACGGCGACGGCACGCTCGACATCCTCTCGAACGGCGCGGCCGGCCGGTTTCTCTTCTTCTTCAAGGGGAACGGCAACGGCACCTTCGCGAGCGGCGTTCAGTCCGTCGCCGCGTCCACGACGGCCGCCAACTCGGCGCTGGGTGTCGTGGCCGATGACTTCAACGGCGATGGCAAGCTCGATGCCTATATCCTCGTGACCACGGCCTCGGGCGGCGTCCGCCCGATGACCGGCAATGGCACCGGAAGCTTCGCCTCGGGCACCGTCATCACGACCGGCGCCTCGCCTGGCCTCAACGCCATCGCCACCGCGGACATGGACGCGGATGGGTACGCCGATCTCATCCTGACCAACAGGGGCTCCGGCACCGTGACCGTGGTCCCCAACGGACTCTGA
- a CDS encoding phosphatidylserine decarboxylase — protein sequence MNDSYGNWLSADAREYLSLDDYVYSPSAPHGGFKSWNEFFIRKFKDLDASRPLAPDPSGKAIISPVDGQVWKISRQVQREATFDIKGEQYYLTDLLNEPADSPLLRPFIDGLAVQIVLMPFNYHRWHSPVTGRIEKVRTVPGFFFAQPAPQQDYASSFPFLSHVNTRTVLFIESENPAIGEVAMVFVGLTEVSSCVATVKAGDLVQRGDEIGHFAFGGSTCCTLFDRSKIASLSITDSPELGDGGGGSGEKLDNVVMVRQNIGLAL from the coding sequence ATGAACGACTCGTACGGGAACTGGCTCAGCGCGGACGCCCGGGAGTACCTGAGCCTGGACGATTACGTCTATTCCCCCTCCGCGCCGCATGGCGGCTTCAAGTCCTGGAACGAGTTCTTCATCCGCAAGTTCAAGGACCTCGACGCCAGCCGCCCCCTCGCGCCGGACCCCTCGGGGAAGGCGATCATCAGCCCCGTGGACGGGCAGGTCTGGAAGATCTCCAGGCAGGTGCAGCGCGAGGCCACCTTCGACATCAAGGGCGAGCAGTACTACCTCACGGACCTCCTCAACGAGCCCGCGGACAGTCCCCTGCTGCGGCCCTTCATCGATGGGTTGGCGGTGCAGATCGTGCTGATGCCCTTCAACTACCACCGGTGGCACTCGCCGGTGACTGGCCGGATCGAGAAGGTGCGGACGGTCCCCGGCTTCTTCTTCGCGCAGCCGGCACCGCAGCAGGACTACGCGTCGTCGTTCCCCTTCCTCAGCCACGTCAACACCCGGACGGTTCTCTTCATCGAGTCCGAGAATCCGGCCATCGGAGAGGTCGCCATGGTCTTCGTGGGGCTGACGGAGGTGTCCTCGTGCGTGGCGACGGTCAAGGCGGGTGACCTGGTGCAGCGGGGTGACGAGATTGGCCACTTCGCGTTCGGCGGATCGACCTGCTGCACCCTGTTCGACCGGTCGAAGATCGCGTCCCTCAGCATCACGGACAGTCCCGAACTGGGCGACGGCGGCGGCGGGTCTGGGGAGAAGCTCGATAACGTCGTGATGGTGAGGCAGAACATCGGGCTCGCGCTGTAG
- a CDS encoding LysR substrate-binding domain-containing protein encodes MLELRHFKLIAAVADTGSLAAASRQLHLTSSALSHQLRDAEERLGVQLFQRRQRRLLLTGSGEKLLLSARRVLSEVAQAEAVCRAHPQDDLLRLSTGCYTVYGWLPPILGRWQAEHPRVELRIVLEATRQPLGALLNGELDLALTTDVPPQARLAQTALFEDELMLVVPEDHALARREHVTAEDLVREHLLTYAAPREQLDVFTRVLWPAGIEPHRVSPVPLTEALIELVRGGIGVTALPQWMLPDQRHGLQTVRLTPRGIRRRWSAVTRASRQRPAPLAHFIQLLRERFSLHGKARPRAASRRGVPPRMGV; translated from the coding sequence ATGCTCGAGCTCCGTCACTTCAAGCTGATTGCCGCGGTCGCCGACACTGGAAGCCTGGCCGCGGCGAGCCGGCAGCTTCACCTCACGTCCTCGGCACTGAGCCATCAACTCCGTGATGCCGAGGAGCGCCTGGGCGTGCAGCTCTTCCAGCGCCGCCAGCGCCGCCTGCTCCTGACCGGCTCAGGCGAGAAGCTGCTCCTCTCCGCACGGCGGGTCCTGAGCGAGGTGGCCCAGGCCGAGGCGGTCTGCCGTGCGCACCCGCAGGACGACCTGCTCCGGCTCAGCACGGGCTGCTACACGGTGTATGGCTGGCTGCCGCCCATCCTGGGGCGGTGGCAGGCCGAGCACCCACGCGTCGAGCTGCGCATCGTCCTGGAGGCCACGCGTCAGCCTCTTGGGGCGCTGCTGAATGGCGAGCTGGATCTCGCCTTGACCACCGACGTCCCGCCGCAGGCCCGTCTGGCACAGACCGCGCTCTTCGAGGACGAGCTCATGCTGGTGGTCCCCGAGGACCACGCGCTGGCGCGGCGGGAACATGTCACGGCGGAGGACCTGGTGAGGGAGCACCTGCTCACCTATGCCGCGCCTCGGGAGCAGCTCGATGTCTTCACGCGCGTGCTCTGGCCCGCGGGCATCGAGCCGCACCGGGTATCCCCCGTCCCCCTCACCGAGGCACTGATCGAGCTGGTGCGTGGCGGTATCGGCGTGACGGCGCTGCCTCAATGGATGCTGCCGGACCAGCGCCATGGACTGCAGACCGTCCGGCTCACCCCTCGGGGAATCAGACGCCGCTGGAGCGCCGTCACCCGCGCATCCCGCCAGCGCCCCGCTCCACTGGCCCACTTCATCCAGTTGCTCCGCGAGCGCTTCTCCCTCCACGGCAAAGCAAGGCCACGGGCTGCCTCACGGCGAGGAGTGCCGCCGCGCATGGGTGTGTGA
- a CDS encoding M12 family metallopeptidase, whose protein sequence is MLRSTLKSALVALFIPSLLLTACGEGLESRPALDPEMARVPAGAPVREGYAWNAARGKLVPVKYAEVDGLAILEGDMVLGTVEEMEARVREVNARGGLHAPGVHAQGVAITGANFRWPNSEVPYTIDAAVPNQARITDAINHWQQRTHLRFVQRTVLNAALYPNYVNFQTGTGCSAHVGRIGGRQMVSLEAACSTGNIIHEIGHALGLWHEQSREDRNTYVLIRPENITAGYEQNFSQQIADGDDILAYDYGSIMHYPRTAFSRNGLPTIEPLGGQAIGQRDSLSITDAATVARLYSRTISLRALRGHYVVAEGGGGGAVNANRAGVGPWEKFQLVDRNGFELQTGDLIHLQTASGNYVMAVNGGGSGVTATPTAPGNYETFRILKIAGTGLLTIGTGDTVALSTNDLLTPRYLYADNGGDGSVYAAGAAVGQWEQFTITFY, encoded by the coding sequence ATGCTTCGAAGCACATTGAAGTCCGCGCTGGTTGCACTGTTCATCCCCAGCCTGCTGCTCACCGCCTGCGGTGAGGGATTGGAGTCGCGTCCCGCCTTGGACCCGGAGATGGCCCGAGTGCCTGCTGGCGCCCCGGTTCGCGAGGGCTACGCCTGGAACGCCGCGAGAGGGAAGCTGGTGCCAGTGAAGTACGCCGAGGTAGATGGCCTGGCCATCCTTGAGGGAGACATGGTTCTCGGCACGGTGGAGGAGATGGAGGCGCGCGTGCGCGAGGTGAATGCCCGGGGAGGTCTCCACGCCCCGGGGGTCCATGCCCAGGGCGTTGCCATCACCGGAGCAAACTTCCGCTGGCCCAACTCCGAGGTGCCCTACACCATCGACGCGGCTGTGCCAAACCAGGCGCGAATCACGGACGCCATCAATCACTGGCAACAGCGTACGCACCTGCGCTTCGTGCAACGCACCGTGCTCAACGCGGCGCTGTACCCGAACTACGTCAATTTCCAGACGGGCACCGGGTGCAGTGCCCACGTGGGACGGATTGGTGGCAGGCAGATGGTGTCGCTGGAGGCCGCGTGCAGCACGGGCAACATCATCCATGAAATAGGACACGCCCTGGGTCTGTGGCACGAGCAGTCGCGCGAGGACCGCAATACCTACGTGCTCATCCGGCCCGAGAACATCACCGCGGGCTATGAGCAGAACTTCAGCCAGCAGATCGCCGACGGTGACGACATCCTCGCCTATGACTACGGCTCCATCATGCACTACCCGAGGACGGCGTTCTCGAGGAATGGGCTACCCACCATCGAGCCACTGGGGGGGCAGGCCATCGGGCAGCGCGATTCGCTGAGCATCACGGACGCGGCAACCGTGGCGCGTCTCTACTCGAGAACCATCTCCCTGCGTGCCTTGCGCGGCCACTACGTGGTGGCCGAGGGCGGCGGCGGCGGCGCGGTGAACGCTAATCGTGCCGGCGTTGGTCCCTGGGAGAAGTTCCAACTGGTGGACCGCAACGGGTTCGAACTGCAGACCGGCGACCTCATCCACCTGCAGACGGCCTCAGGTAACTATGTCATGGCCGTGAACGGTGGCGGCTCGGGGGTGACAGCCACCCCCACGGCGCCTGGCAACTATGAAACCTTCCGCATCTTGAAGATAGCCGGCACGGGCCTGCTCACCATCGGCACCGGAGACACCGTGGCCCTGTCGACGAACGATCTCCTCACCCCCCGCTACCTGTATGCCGATAACGGTGGCGACGGCTCGGTGTATGCCGCCGGCGCCGCCGTGGGGCAATGGGAGCAGTTCACCATCACCTTCTACTGA
- a CDS encoding MBL fold metallo-hydrolase: protein MEPSNTEGRGKRARPSRTGRRDFLRAAVALSAGAVLLPPGTGRATKPVDSAALRAQRLAWAGVRLRLGQDTLFLDPLSDPTVWGAALKDPLVPLDVRDGGRFVLVTHRHPDHFDRVAVRQALGDSGTLVCAPDMAAAASASGFRVRSAPLYEPLLLNDFTATAVPAVDGYGDPQVSWIVSGGGRRIIHCGDTLWHGSWWHIGRQFGPFDAAFLPINGARFGWRKPVSDVHAVLTPEQAVAAAVVLGAKLLVPIHYGLAASEDYQEVPDAEALLLAAARTRKVNVELARPGEWLTWRART from the coding sequence ATGGAACCCTCGAACACGGAGGGACGGGGCAAGAGGGCCCGGCCCTCGCGGACGGGCCGTCGGGACTTCCTGCGTGCGGCGGTGGCGCTCTCCGCGGGCGCGGTCCTGCTCCCCCCTGGGACGGGCCGTGCGACGAAGCCTGTCGACAGCGCCGCGCTTCGCGCCCAGCGGTTGGCCTGGGCCGGAGTGCGGCTGCGGCTCGGACAGGACACGCTCTTCCTGGACCCGTTGAGCGACCCCACCGTGTGGGGGGCCGCGCTGAAGGACCCGCTCGTCCCGTTGGACGTGCGCGACGGGGGCCGCTTCGTCCTGGTGACGCATCGCCATCCCGACCACTTCGACCGGGTGGCCGTCCGTCAGGCGCTGGGGGACAGCGGGACGCTGGTGTGCGCCCCGGACATGGCCGCGGCGGCTTCCGCGTCGGGATTCCGCGTGCGGTCCGCCCCGCTCTACGAGCCCCTCTTGCTCAATGACTTCACCGCCACCGCCGTTCCCGCGGTGGATGGCTATGGGGATCCCCAGGTTTCGTGGATCGTCTCCGGTGGAGGCCGCCGCATCATCCACTGCGGCGACACGCTGTGGCATGGCTCCTGGTGGCACATCGGGCGACAGTTCGGCCCCTTCGATGCGGCATTCCTGCCTATCAACGGGGCGCGCTTCGGCTGGCGCAAGCCCGTGAGCGACGTGCATGCCGTCCTGACGCCGGAGCAGGCGGTGGCCGCGGCCGTGGTGTTGGGAGCAAAGCTCCTCGTGCCCATCCACTACGGCCTCGCTGCCTCCGAGGACTACCAGGAGGTCCCGGACGCGGAAGCGCTGCTTCTGGCCGCCGCGCGCACGCGGAAGGTGAACGTGGAGTTGGCACGTCCGGGGGAGTGGCTGACCTGGCGGGCCCGGACCTGA
- a CDS encoding SGNH/GDSL hydrolase family protein, which produces MLVPSGISLRMTWSTEQTRWIMKVLQPEQTVASLPGAAALTEPMRAALLGLAPDAYSAELGRLRAGAKAAARELLADPAVGAMVDRLPLRPGARVLAFGDSHTSDPQSWAVILNEMLAARRPADGISIDISAVAGETTTHGLIRIGGVIARNPDWILFFIGMNDARTQGPTPSKTLVAPEETARNLAELRERVSRETQAQCLWVTPPPVLEDRVSKHWGLSRFGVRFRNEDIARVAEVIAAFDEPAIELFARLGLPPPQDLLMEDGLHFTQEGQKRLALEVVRGWADARAR; this is translated from the coding sequence GTGCTCGTCCCGTCCGGTATCTCGTTGCGCATGACATGGTCGACCGAACAGACGCGCTGGATCATGAAGGTGCTTCAGCCAGAACAAACCGTGGCATCGCTTCCCGGGGCTGCGGCGCTCACCGAGCCGATGCGGGCGGCCCTGCTCGGCCTCGCTCCGGACGCCTACTCCGCCGAACTCGGGCGCCTGCGGGCAGGCGCGAAGGCGGCCGCGCGCGAGCTGCTCGCGGATCCCGCGGTGGGCGCGATGGTGGACCGCCTTCCCTTGCGGCCCGGGGCGAGGGTTCTCGCGTTCGGCGATAGCCACACCTCTGATCCGCAGTCGTGGGCGGTGATCCTGAACGAGATGTTGGCCGCGCGCCGTCCCGCGGATGGAATCTCGATCGACATCAGCGCCGTCGCCGGTGAGACGACAACGCACGGCCTGATTCGAATCGGCGGGGTCATCGCGAGGAATCCAGACTGGATCTTGTTCTTCATCGGCATGAACGACGCTCGAACACAAGGCCCGACGCCGAGCAAGACGCTCGTCGCTCCCGAAGAGACGGCGCGCAACCTCGCGGAGCTCCGCGAGCGCGTCTCCCGGGAGACGCAGGCACAGTGTCTGTGGGTAACTCCTCCCCCGGTGCTCGAAGATCGCGTGTCGAAGCATTGGGGGTTGTCCCGCTTCGGAGTTCGCTTCCGCAACGAGGACATCGCCCGCGTCGCCGAGGTCATTGCCGCCTTCGACGAGCCCGCGATCGAACTGTTCGCGAGGCTCGGCCTGCCACCCCCGCAGGATCTGCTCATGGAGGACGGGCTTCACTTCACGCAGGAGGGGCAAAAGAGACTAGCGCTCGAAGTCGTGCGCGGCTGGGCCGACGCGAGGGCGCGATGA
- a CDS encoding FG-GAP repeat domain-containing protein has product MSLVTKLKARSGTPYVFVPLDAIPGVRGTLSFPSPTHWTTTYLSDADLWNTDIGYHGTVRLGDINGDGRADVCGRGSAGLRCALSNADGSMGAEALWLSLVSDTLGYKPREYSTTFQLADIDNDGKADACIRAVDGYLCFKALTGGFQTSAWPSTSFSNANGWNATEARYGSIRVGDVDGDGYGDICGRDANGKIVCSLFNGTTFAAAAEWSSAFTASSWSQPEYATTFQLAKVNNDNLSDLCVRGPDGILCALSTGSGFGTPSLWTQMAFDDASGWATSPSRYKSIKLGDVDGDGYADVCGRHSTGIVCAFFTGTSFRNYRYVLNTNFGDAANWSGEEYGATLALGDVNGDSYADVCARAAAGLTCMPATTRLAEFDPVLKVGYCSTVGTACDSGSFYEGRGVVHPEANQPNTLQGTCADGASGDYLSHPSIERVRVTTVDNPVITPRVDRELAVGESVRVEVSAYASAAGEQLEIFRAANASSPTWVSLGTTTLSSAGYAWVTKTYTLPSGTTQAVRAVLRPSTLSGACPGGSTTDVDDLAFHVK; this is encoded by the coding sequence GTGTCCCTGGTCACCAAGCTGAAGGCCAGGTCGGGAACCCCGTATGTCTTCGTCCCGCTCGACGCGATTCCGGGCGTCCGGGGAACGCTCAGCTTCCCGTCACCGACCCACTGGACGACGACCTACCTGTCCGACGCGGACCTGTGGAACACCGACATCGGTTACCACGGCACCGTCCGACTGGGAGACATCAACGGGGATGGCAGGGCCGATGTCTGCGGTCGAGGCAGCGCGGGCCTCCGTTGCGCCCTGTCGAACGCCGACGGCTCCATGGGGGCGGAGGCGCTGTGGCTCTCCCTCGTGTCGGACACCCTGGGCTACAAGCCGAGAGAGTACAGCACGACCTTCCAGCTCGCGGACATCGACAACGATGGCAAGGCGGATGCCTGCATTCGCGCAGTCGATGGCTACCTCTGCTTCAAGGCGCTCACAGGGGGCTTCCAGACCTCGGCCTGGCCCTCGACGTCGTTCTCGAATGCGAATGGCTGGAACGCCACGGAGGCTCGCTACGGCTCGATTCGCGTCGGGGACGTCGATGGGGACGGATATGGAGACATCTGTGGCAGGGACGCGAACGGCAAAATCGTCTGCAGCCTCTTCAACGGGACGACCTTCGCGGCGGCGGCGGAGTGGAGTTCGGCATTCACCGCGTCGTCCTGGTCGCAGCCGGAGTACGCCACCACCTTCCAGCTCGCGAAGGTGAACAACGACAACCTCTCCGACCTCTGCGTCCGGGGTCCTGACGGAATCTTGTGCGCGTTGTCGACGGGCAGCGGCTTCGGCACGCCGTCCCTCTGGACGCAGATGGCCTTCGATGACGCGTCGGGGTGGGCCACGAGCCCGTCGCGCTACAAGTCCATCAAGCTGGGCGATGTGGATGGGGACGGCTACGCGGACGTGTGCGGCCGGCACTCGACGGGAATCGTCTGCGCCTTCTTCACGGGCACTTCCTTCAGGAACTACCGCTACGTCCTCAACACGAACTTCGGAGATGCCGCCAACTGGTCGGGCGAGGAGTACGGCGCGACGCTCGCGCTGGGCGACGTCAATGGAGACAGCTACGCGGACGTGTGCGCGCGTGCCGCGGCGGGGCTGACCTGCATGCCCGCCACCACCCGGCTCGCGGAGTTCGATCCGGTGCTGAAGGTGGGGTACTGCTCGACAGTGGGTACGGCTTGTGACTCCGGGAGCTTCTACGAGGGGCGCGGAGTGGTGCACCCGGAAGCCAACCAGCCCAACACCCTGCAAGGCACCTGCGCGGATGGCGCCTCCGGCGACTACCTCTCCCATCCCTCCATCGAGCGGGTTCGGGTCACCACGGTCGACAACCCGGTCATCACGCCGCGGGTGGACCGAGAGCTCGCGGTGGGCGAGAGCGTGCGTGTCGAGGTCAGCGCGTATGCCTCGGCGGCGGGAGAGCAACTGGAGATCTTCCGCGCGGCGAATGCCTCGAGCCCTACCTGGGTGAGCCTGGGCACGACGACGCTGTCCAGCGCCGGGTACGCGTGGGTGACGAAGACCTATACGCTCCCGTCGGGCACCACGCAGGCCGTCCGGGCGGTCCTCCGTCCCTCCACCCTGTCGGGCGCATGCCCCGGCGGCAGCACCACGGACGTGGACGACCTCGCCTTCCATGTGAAGTGA
- a CDS encoding DUF1993 family protein yields the protein MSLNAYDLSAGLFVRGLTNLKAQLTKAEDHAAASGSGEAALLDAQLAAEGPMHGLASGAPADLHLYTLAAQVHWAAEGARLAIAQLLGAPRVPAANDAKSFADLHQRLDATIAYLREIAPGDLEAGLERAIVIEHRRGSMHSSGRQFLIAFAIPHFFYHVTTAYGILRNQGVRLTMGDFLGNWGAG from the coding sequence ATGTCTTTGAATGCCTATGATCTATCCGCGGGCCTGTTCGTCCGCGGATTGACCAACTTGAAAGCGCAGCTGACGAAGGCCGAAGACCATGCCGCTGCCAGTGGCAGCGGTGAGGCGGCGTTGCTGGACGCGCAACTCGCTGCGGAAGGGCCCATGCACGGCCTTGCGAGTGGCGCGCCAGCTGACCTGCACCTGTACACGCTCGCCGCTCAAGTCCACTGGGCCGCGGAGGGAGCCAGGTTGGCGATCGCGCAGTTGCTGGGTGCGCCACGGGTGCCGGCCGCGAACGATGCAAAGAGCTTTGCGGATCTGCACCAGCGGCTCGATGCGACGATCGCCTATCTCCGAGAGATCGCGCCAGGCGACCTCGAAGCCGGCCTCGAACGAGCGATTGTTATCGAGCACCGCCGTGGCTCGATGCACTCCAGTGGCCGCCAGTTTCTGATCGCATTCGCGATCCCCCACTTCTTCTATCACGTGACCACCGCCTACGGCATCTTGCGCAACCAAGGCGTGCGACTCACCATGGGCGACTTTTTGGGCAACTGGGGGGCGGGTTGA